Part of the Novosphingobium sp. ZN18A2 genome, GATACTGCGCCGCATCGCGGAGCCGGATCGCGTGGTTTCGTTCCGCGTGTGCTGGGAGGACGATAACGGCAACATCCGCGTCCAGCGCGGTTGGCGCGTGCAGAACAACAACGCAATCGGTCCCTACAAGGGCGGCATCCGCTTCCACCCCAGCGTGACCGAAAGCGTGCTGAAGTTCCTGGCCTTCGAACAGACCTTCAAGAACGCGCTCACCGGGTTGCCGATGGGTGGCGGCAAGGGCGGATCGAACTTCAACCCCAAGGGCAAGAGCGTGCGCGAGATCATGCGCTTCTGCCAGAGCTTCATGACCGAACTTTACCGCCACATCGGCGCCGATACAGACGTTCCGGCGGGCGACATCGGCGTCGGCGGGCGTGAAATCGGCTTCATGTTCGGCCAGTACAAGCGCATCACCAACCAGTTCACCGGCGTGTTGACGGGCAAGGGGCTGGAATGGGGCGGATCGCTGATCCGCACGGAGGCCACCGGCTATGGCGCGGTCTATTTCCTTGCCAACATGCTGGCCTGCAAGGACATGGACCTTGTGGGCAAGACCGCCGTCATCTCGGGTTCGGGCAACGTCGCCACGCACGCGGCGGAAAAGATCACGCAGCTTGGCGGCAAGGTCGTCACGCTGTCGGATTCGGGCGGCTTCGTCCACGATCCGGGCGGGTTCACCCTGGAAAAGATCGACTGGGTGAAGGCGCACAAGACGCACCGGCGCGGGCGCATCCAGGATTATTGCGACGAATTCGAAGGCTGCACCTTCCATGCGGGGAAAACGCCGTGGGGCGTGCCCTGCGACGTGGCGCTTCCTTGCGCGACGCAGAACGAATTGCTGGGCGAAGATGCGAAGATGCTGGTCGCTAACGGTTGCATCGCCGTGTCGGAAGGCGCGAACATGCCCACCGACCTTGAGGGCGTGCACGTCTTCAAGAACAACAAGATCATGTATGCGCCGGGCAAGGCCGCCAATGCGGGCGGCGTCGCGGTATCTGGTCTGGAGATGAGCCAGAACTCCGAACGCAGGGCATGGAAGGAAGCCGAACTCGACCAGATGCTGAAGGACATCATGTCGGGTATCCACGCCAACTGCCTTACCTATGGCCAGCAGGGCGGCGGCTATATCGACTATGTGAAGGGCGCCAACATCGCCGGCTTCAAGAAAGTTGCCGATGCGATGCTGGCTTTCGGCGTGGTCTGACCGCAATCCGGAGTTTTACGGATAGAGGGGCTGCGGACGGCGTTCGCAGCCCTTTGCGTTGACGGCGCTGGACATCGGGTTTCCCGCGCGCCAATCCTGCGCCGGGGAAAATGGTCTTGGCGAACGAACGATACAGACTCTCCGACACCGCGAACGACGTGCTCGGTTCGCCGGGGCGCAATGTCATCATTGCGGCCTCGTTCGTGCTGTCGGTCTGCGTTGCGTCGGTTGTCGCGTACATGGTGGTGGGGTGGAGTTTTTCCGACGCCATCTACATGGTCGTCGTTACCATCTTCACTGTCGGGTACGGAGAAGTGCGGCCGATCGATACCGGCACGCTGCGCCTCATAACCGGCCTGACAATTGCCCTGGGATGCACGGGCATGATCGTGCTGACCGGTGCACTGGTGCAGCTTTTTACGGTATTGCAGCTTCGCCGCATGCTGGGATTGGATCGAATGCAGAACCAGATCGAACACTTGCGCGACCACACGATCGTCTGTGGCCTGGGAAGGATCGGGACGCAGGTTACCGCAGAACTGCACGCGGCGAAGGCGCCTTTCGTGCTGGTCGAGCGTGACGCCGCCAAGGCGGAGGAAGCGCGCGATCAGGGGTATCTGAGCGTGCTTGGCGAGGCGACCGACGAGGCGACCCTGCGCGCCGCCGGGATCGAACGGGCAAGCGCGATTGCGACCGTGCTGCCCGACGATGCGACCAACGTGTTCATAACGCTTTCGGCGCGCAGCCTGAATCCAGGCATCCAGATCATCGCGCGCGGAGAGGCGCCCAGCACCGAGAACAAGCTGTATCACGCAGGCGCGGACAAGGTTGTGCTGCCCACGCATATCGGCGCCGAACGGATCGCGGAAATCATCCTCTATCCCGCGACGGAAAGCTATTTCTCGCAAAGCGGCCCGATGCGCGCGATGAAACGCGACCTGCACGACCTCGGGCTTGAGCTGGAGGTCGTCCGCGTGGCAGAGGGCGGCACCCTGACGGGGGCCACGGTGGGTTCGGCGGAGCAGCACGGACGCGGCGGGTTCTTTATCGTGCAGATCGAACGGGCGGACGGCGTGGTGATCCAGCATCCGGGCGACGACGTGCGGATAGAGGCGGGCGATGCCGTCGTGCTGGTCGTGCGCGGCAGCCGGATTTCCGCTGGCACACTGTTTACCGCGCCTGCGGAGCCGTTGCGATCGGGCCGCAATTTCTTCTGATCCGGCGGTTGGCGGTGTGGTGTGTCGCGGGGGCAGGGCCGTTCCGGATACCCTGTGCGCATCTTGCCTGTTGACAGGCCGCCGCGAATCTCTTACGCGCCGCCTCTCATTCAGACAGCGGTACCCACCGGCTTCGCTTATGGGCGAGAGCCGGTTGTGCGCTTTCTGCGTGGTGCGTTGAGATAGAGGTGCCGCCATATTGCGGTAACTTCTGTGGAGCAGGAGAATAGAGTGGCTCGTATTGCCGGGGTGAACATCCCCACCAACAAGCGCGTTATCGTGGCGCTTACCTACATTCACGGTATCGGTCCCCGCTCGGCGAAGGATATCGCCGACAAGCTGGGCATCGACCATTCGCGCCGTGTGCAGGACCTGACCGACCAGGAAGTCCTGCAGATCCGCGAGACCATCGACTCGGACTACACCGTCGAGGGCGATCTTCGTCGCGACACCGCGATGAACATCAAGCGCCTGATGGACCTGGCCTGCTATCGCGGCCTGCGCCATCGCAAGGGCCTGCCGGTGCGCGGTCAGCGCACCCACACCAATGCCCGCACCCGCAAGGGCAAGGCCAAGCCCATCGCCGGCAAGAAGAAGTAAGGCACGCCCCGACCGGGCGGTTGCCTTTCCCTTTTCGATTTCTCGCAAGGATAGCTTACAATGGCACGCGAACCCCAGCGTATCAAAAGGCGGGAGCGCAAGAACATCTCCAGTGGTGTCGCGCACGTTAACGCCAGCTTCAATAACACCATGATCACCATCACCGATGCCCAGGGCAATGCGATCAGCTGGTCCTCGGCCGGCATGATGGGCTTCAAGGGCAGCCGCAAGTCGACCCCGTATGCCGCGCAGGTCGCGGCGGACGATGCCGGCAAGAAGGCTGCCGAGCACGGTGTCCGCACCCTCGAGGTCGAGGTTAAGGGACCGGGCTCTGGCCGCGAAAGCGCCCTGCGTGCGCTGCAGGCGGTTGGCTTCACGATCACCGCGATCCGCGACGTGACGCCGATCCCGCACAACGGCGTGCGTCCTTCGAAGCGCCGTCGCGTCTGATCCTGCCCGGCGGGTAGCGGACGCGTTACCTGCCCAATACCTCGACTGGCGACGGCTCCCTCGGCCGATTGCCGGCTCACCCGACCAAACCCCAGGGGAATTCCATGACTGTCAACATCAAGAACTGGCAGGAACTGAAGAAGCCGAACTCCCTCGAAATCAAGCCCGGCACCGACGCCAAGCGTCGCGCGACGTTCGTCGCCGAGCCGCTTGAGCGCGGCTTCGGCCTTACGCTGGGCAATGCCCTGCGCCGCGTGCTGCTGTCTTCTCTGCAAGGCGCGGCCGTCACCTCGATCAAGATCGAGAACGTGCTCCACGAATTCTCGTCGCTTGCCGGCGTGCGCGAGGACGTGACGGACATCGTGCTCAACGTGAAGCAGATCGCGCTGAAGATGGAAGGCGAAGGCCCCAAGCGTCTTCAGCTTTCCGCCACCGGCCCTGCCGAAGTGAAGGCGGGCGACATCGCCGTGACCGGCGATATCGAGGTGCTGAACAAGGATCTGGTGATCTGCCACCTCGACGAAGGCGCGACGCTCAACATGGAGCTGACCTGCGACACCGGAAAGGGCTATGTCCCGGCCGTGTCGAACCGCCCGGCCGATGCGCCGATCGGCCTGATCCCGGTCGATTCGCTCTATTCGCCGGTTCGCCAGGTCAGCTACAAGGTCGATAACGCGCGTATCGGCCAGGAGCTGGACTTCGACAAGCTGTCGCTGACCGTCGAGACCGACGGCACCGTCGCGCCCGAAGATGCCGTGGCCTATGCCGCGCGCATCCTTCAGGACCAGCTGGCGCTGTTCGTCCACTTCGACGAGCAGATCCCGGTCGGCCACGTGCCGCAGATGGCCGGCATGGCCGCCCATGCGCCGGAAGAAAGCGATACGAACCAGCTCAACCGCTACCTCCTCAAGAAGGTGGACGAGCTGGAACTGTCGGTCCGTTCGGCGAACTGCCTGAAGAACGACAACATCATCTACATCGGCGACCTGGTCCAGAAGACCGAGGCCGAGATGCTCCGCACGCCGAACTTCGGCCGCAAGTCGCTCAACGAGATCAAGGAAGTCCTTTCCTCGATGGGCCTGCGCCTCGGCATGGACATCCCCGGCTGGCCGCCTGAAAACATCGAGGAAATGGCCAAGAAGCTCGAACAGGAACTTCTCGGCTGACCGGAATCGCGGGGCGCCTGACAAGGGTGCCCCGTTTCGGGTGATCAGGCGGCGACCCGAACAGCCGCCCGGACCGGGGTACCTCGCACGGCCCCCTTACGAACGGAGACTGAAAAATGCGTCACAAGATGGGGCAGCGCAAGCTGCAGCGCACATCCTCGCACCGCCGCGCGCTGATGCGCAACATGGCGGCCGCGCTGATCAAGCACGAACAGATCACCACCACGCTTCCCAAGGCGCGCGAACTGCGTCCCTATGTCGAAAAGCTGATCACGCTTGCCAAGCATGGCGGCCTTTCGAACCGCCGCCTCGCGCACGCGCGCCTGCTTGACGACGCACAGCTGGCCAAGCTGTTTGACGTGCTGGCGGAACGCTATGCGGATCGCAACGGCGGCTATACCCGCGTCATCAAGGCCGGCATCCGCGCTTCGGACGCGGCGCCGATCGCCGTTATCGAATTCGTCGACCGCGATACCTCGGCCAAGGGCCAGGATTCGGGCCCGGTGATGGCCGAGGACGAATACGAAGACGCCTGATAGCGCATCGGCCCCGTCGTCGGGGCAAACCGAACAAGCGAACAGCTGCGGGTCTTGCGATCCGCAGCCGTTTTGCGTTGTATCCGGTTTGGGCGTGAGCGTTCATAAAGCAGGCTATATATATTAACAATCGCTGTCCTTCGGGTTCAGTACGACCTCAGTCCGCATGGCCTACCCCCAGGGTCGACGGCGCAGATTGCCGTTGGCCAGACCAGAAGGAGGACACGCCATGTTCCATATCGACAAGCGCATTGCCGCCAGCGGCGCAGCCCTGGCGCTCGCAGCCGGGATCGCCGCTCCAGCTTCCGCCCGCGACCGGGACGATGGCTATCGCCATCACGATCGCGGTTATTCGCATCGCATCGCCAACCGCTGCGCCGTCGCCGCAGAGCGCACGGCAATGCGCTATGGCCGCGGGATGCGCGCCAACGTGACGGACATCCGCGACGTGCGCCGCACACGGCGCGGCTATGTCGTGCGTGGGCGGATCGCCGTGCACCACCGCTGGGCGCGGTATGACCGCTGGAGCTATCGAAACCATTATCGCACGCGCGGGTTCGATCGCGGCTCGTTCAAGTGCCGTGTTGCCTATGGCCGCGTGGTCGATGTGGACTTCCACGGAATCCGTGGCCTCTGATCGCCTGCCGGGGCCACGTCCCGCAAATTGCGCGCATTCTTGCGGGATGCGTGGCCCATGCGGTTCACGATTGTGAAAGCGACGGAGCCTTAAGGCGGGAATCGTGGTAAGGGTCGCCATCTGCCCGTTCACCGGATCGGAACGGGCGGTTTGGCACCCTTTTTCCGGGGATCTTGATGTGATGTCGTTTGCTGCTTCCCGCTTTTCCCGTGCGATCGCCCTGGCGGTTTCGGCCTCGCTGGTTTCCGCCCCGGCGCTCGCCGCGCCGATCCCGGCTGTGCCTCTGCATCGCGCGGTTTCAGTCGACGGCGCGGTCTGGACGCCGCAATCGGAAACGGTTTGGCACCGTCGCTGGCACAGGCGCGGATGGCACCACCGCGACGGCTTGGATGGCGGAGACGTGCTTGCCGGCATCCTGCTGATCGGCGGGATTGCCGCGATTGCCTCCGCCGCCAGCAAGTCCGATTCGAACCGCGCGGAAGATCGGTATCGCGACCCGCCCCCGCCGCAACCGGTCGCGCCGCAGGAGCAAGGCTATGCCGCCCCGCAGCCGCAAGCGCAGCCGGGTCCGGATATGGGAGCCGGTGCGGACATGGCCGATCTCGACCGGGCCGCCGATGCCTGTGTAGATGCCGTTGCCGGGCGCGGAGATGTCGATCATGTTTACACGGTCGATCCTTCGAGTGACGGTTTCCGTGTGAGCGGCGATTTCACAACGGGCGCGCCGTTTTCCTGCAAGGTTTCGGCCGGACGGGTGGACAGCGTGTTCTATGGCAACACGTCGCCGCGCGCGGTCGAATCGCCTGTGCGGCCCGCGCCGGAAGCGGGCGACCGCAACCCGCCCGCCGACGATGGCGCGCCCGCGCAGGACGACGGACGCTATAACGCGGCCGATGCGCCCGATTTCCAGCAGTCCCCGGCCATCTGAACCGCTGGCCGCCGCCCCGGCGAAATGCACTGCATTGCGCGCAGGCGCTTGCGGGCGAGGGCGGTGGCGACTATCCGCACAGGACGGATGGCACCGTTTGCCGATCAACCGGGGAATATCTTACCGATGACCGACTTTAACGATCGCGAGAGGGCCGAAGAGGCCAAGTTCGCCCGCGATGAGGAAATGCTGTTCCGCATCAATGCCCGCCGCAACCGCCTGCTGGGCGCCTGGGCGGCCGAGCGGATGAACCTCGATTCGGCAGAGACCGAAGCCTATGCGAAATCGGTGGTCCAGGCCGATTTCGAAGAAGCGGGCGACGAAGACGTGATCCGCAAGCTGCTGGGCGATCTGGTTTCGGCCGGTGTCGATACCGACGAATCCGAAATCCGCTCTGCCATGGAAGCCAAGGCCGTGGAGGCCCGCCGCCAGCTGATGGGCGAAGCCTGATGGCGATGCGCGCCGATGAGATCGAGGCCATGATTCGCGCGGCGCTGCCCGATGCGGACGTGACGATTACCGACCTTGCCGGCGACGGCGATCATTATGCCGCACACGTGGTTTCGCCTTCGTTCAAGGGAATGTCCCGCGTTGCCCAGCACAAGGCGGTCTATGCGGCGCTCGACGGCCGGATGGGCGGCGCGCTCCATGCCTTGCAACTGACGACCGCCGTCCCCAACTGAAGCGGCGAAAGGAATTATCATGTCGGAAGACACCAATTCGCGCATCGAGAAGGTGGTCAAGGACCACGATGTCGTGCTGTTCATGAAGGGCACGCCGCTGTTCCCCCAGTGCGGGTTTTCCAGCCGTGCGGTGGCGATCCTCGACCACCTTGGCGTCGCCTATGAAAGCGTCGACGTTCTGCAGGACATGGAAATCCGCCAGGGCATCAAGACCTATTCGGACTGGCCGACCATTCCCCAGCTTTATGTGAAGGGTGAATTCGTCGGCGGATCGGACATCATGATGGAGATGTTCCAGGCCGGAGAGTTGCACCAGCTTATGCAGGATCAGGCGGTAAAGCCTGCCAGCTAAGG contains:
- a CDS encoding DUF1476 domain-containing protein, whose translation is MTDFNDRERAEEAKFARDEEMLFRINARRNRLLGAWAAERMNLDSAETEAYAKSVVQADFEEAGDEDVIRKLLGDLVSAGVDTDESEIRSAMEAKAVEARRQLMGEA
- the rpsK gene encoding 30S ribosomal protein S11, yielding MAREPQRIKRRERKNISSGVAHVNASFNNTMITITDAQGNAISWSSAGMMGFKGSRKSTPYAAQVAADDAGKKAAEHGVRTLEVEVKGPGSGRESALRALQAVGFTITAIRDVTPIPHNGVRPSKRRRV
- the grxD gene encoding Grx4 family monothiol glutaredoxin; amino-acid sequence: MSEDTNSRIEKVVKDHDVVLFMKGTPLFPQCGFSSRAVAILDHLGVAYESVDVLQDMEIRQGIKTYSDWPTIPQLYVKGEFVGGSDIMMEMFQAGELHQLMQDQAVKPAS
- a CDS encoding BolA family transcriptional regulator, with product MAMRADEIEAMIRAALPDADVTITDLAGDGDHYAAHVVSPSFKGMSRVAQHKAVYAALDGRMGGALHALQLTTAVPN
- the rplQ gene encoding 50S ribosomal protein L17, with protein sequence MRHKMGQRKLQRTSSHRRALMRNMAAALIKHEQITTTLPKARELRPYVEKLITLAKHGGLSNRRLAHARLLDDAQLAKLFDVLAERYADRNGGYTRVIKAGIRASDAAPIAVIEFVDRDTSAKGQDSGPVMAEDEYEDA
- a CDS encoding DNA-directed RNA polymerase subunit alpha; its protein translation is MTVNIKNWQELKKPNSLEIKPGTDAKRRATFVAEPLERGFGLTLGNALRRVLLSSLQGAAVTSIKIENVLHEFSSLAGVREDVTDIVLNVKQIALKMEGEGPKRLQLSATGPAEVKAGDIAVTGDIEVLNKDLVICHLDEGATLNMELTCDTGKGYVPAVSNRPADAPIGLIPVDSLYSPVRQVSYKVDNARIGQELDFDKLSLTVETDGTVAPEDAVAYAARILQDQLALFVHFDEQIPVGHVPQMAGMAAHAPEESDTNQLNRYLLKKVDELELSVRSANCLKNDNIIYIGDLVQKTEAEMLRTPNFGRKSLNEIKEVLSSMGLRLGMDIPGWPPENIEEMAKKLEQELLG
- the rpsM gene encoding 30S ribosomal protein S13, producing the protein MARIAGVNIPTNKRVIVALTYIHGIGPRSAKDIADKLGIDHSRRVQDLTDQEVLQIRETIDSDYTVEGDLRRDTAMNIKRLMDLACYRGLRHRKGLPVRGQRTHTNARTRKGKAKPIAGKKK
- a CDS encoding potassium channel protein, whose protein sequence is MANERYRLSDTANDVLGSPGRNVIIAASFVLSVCVASVVAYMVVGWSFSDAIYMVVVTIFTVGYGEVRPIDTGTLRLITGLTIALGCTGMIVLTGALVQLFTVLQLRRMLGLDRMQNQIEHLRDHTIVCGLGRIGTQVTAELHAAKAPFVLVERDAAKAEEARDQGYLSVLGEATDEATLRAAGIERASAIATVLPDDATNVFITLSARSLNPGIQIIARGEAPSTENKLYHAGADKVVLPTHIGAERIAEIILYPATESYFSQSGPMRAMKRDLHDLGLELEVVRVAEGGTLTGATVGSAEQHGRGGFFIVQIERADGVVIQHPGDDVRIEAGDAVVLVVRGSRISAGTLFTAPAEPLRSGRNFF
- the gdhA gene encoding NADP-specific glutamate dehydrogenase, with the protein product MAVSDHVDFPTFMEGVKKRNPYQPEFVQAVQEVAEDIFDFIQDKEEYHAQQILRRIAEPDRVVSFRVCWEDDNGNIRVQRGWRVQNNNAIGPYKGGIRFHPSVTESVLKFLAFEQTFKNALTGLPMGGGKGGSNFNPKGKSVREIMRFCQSFMTELYRHIGADTDVPAGDIGVGGREIGFMFGQYKRITNQFTGVLTGKGLEWGGSLIRTEATGYGAVYFLANMLACKDMDLVGKTAVISGSGNVATHAAEKITQLGGKVVTLSDSGGFVHDPGGFTLEKIDWVKAHKTHRRGRIQDYCDEFEGCTFHAGKTPWGVPCDVALPCATQNELLGEDAKMLVANGCIAVSEGANMPTDLEGVHVFKNNKIMYAPGKAANAGGVAVSGLEMSQNSERRAWKEAELDQMLKDIMSGIHANCLTYGQQGGGYIDYVKGANIAGFKKVADAMLAFGVV